One window of Mediterraneibacter butyricigenes genomic DNA carries:
- a CDS encoding ABC transporter ATP-binding protein gives MMEILLEVQHLTIAYPQNREVVRELNLCLKKGERLGIVGESGAGKTTLAMALAGINNQEQTRSGTVTFYGKQRGIILQNAMTCLDPLMKIKDQLKEVLCKSRKCSKKEAYKQAEDLLEEVGIFPAKQYMESYPFMCSGGMQQRINLAMALAADPDLLIADEPTSALDLSVQSQILKLLKRVCRDRELALILVSHDRKAVSALCQRVCELKAGKLTERTGAEKPGRLGNTLNESHGEGEVLILKNLQKSYGRQNVLQDINLTINTGEIYGLAGESGCGKTTLAKVITALTKADAGEVRAECVQLIFQNVYRALNPVMTAEENLREALRAKYGRRKAKSPWADQKIREALEMVEMKADRGMDRPAQFSGGQLQRLTLARALLLEPKLLICDEVFSGLDETTKEKMKALLKNIRRDQHLSILFIGHDLETLEELSDRMGVMYGGYLVEEGNAGALKNDPWHPYTKKLFRLARGEQVGADSMTPEKEGKSDRVGCPYAGRCPYTTKRCEEECPGSYRQKDLYGERTIRCFLYETENCERESSDIWMHSRV, from the coding sequence ATGATGGAGATACTTTTAGAGGTACAGCATCTTACAATTGCATATCCGCAGAATCGGGAAGTGGTCCGTGAGCTGAATCTTTGCCTGAAAAAGGGAGAAAGATTGGGAATCGTGGGAGAATCCGGAGCTGGAAAAACAACGCTGGCCATGGCGCTTGCGGGCATAAATAATCAAGAACAGACAAGATCGGGAACCGTAACATTTTACGGAAAGCAGCGTGGAATCATCCTGCAAAATGCGATGACATGTCTGGATCCTTTGATGAAGATTAAAGATCAGCTAAAAGAGGTGCTGTGCAAAAGTCGGAAGTGTTCGAAAAAAGAGGCATACAAGCAGGCGGAAGATTTATTGGAAGAAGTGGGGATTTTTCCGGCAAAACAATACATGGAGAGTTATCCGTTTATGTGCTCGGGAGGAATGCAGCAGAGGATCAATCTTGCTATGGCACTTGCGGCGGATCCGGATCTGCTGATTGCAGATGAACCCACATCGGCACTGGATCTTTCGGTACAGAGCCAGATTTTGAAATTGCTGAAAAGAGTATGCCGGGATCGGGAACTGGCACTGATTCTGGTAAGCCATGACCGGAAAGCGGTTTCCGCATTGTGTCAGAGAGTCTGTGAGTTGAAAGCGGGGAAACTGACGGAAAGAACCGGGGCAGAGAAACCGGGAAGGCTCGGGAATACTCTGAACGAATCTCACGGCGAAGGGGAGGTCCTGATTCTGAAAAATCTGCAAAAAAGTTATGGCAGGCAAAACGTATTGCAGGATATAAACCTGACGATAAATACCGGGGAAATATATGGTCTGGCAGGGGAAAGCGGCTGTGGGAAAACGACACTTGCAAAGGTGATCACAGCGCTTACAAAGGCAGATGCAGGGGAAGTTCGGGCAGAATGTGTGCAACTGATCTTCCAAAACGTATATCGGGCGTTGAATCCGGTGATGACAGCAGAAGAAAATCTAAGAGAGGCTTTGCGGGCAAAATATGGTCGAAGGAAAGCCAAAAGTCCATGGGCGGATCAAAAGATCAGGGAAGCACTCGAAATGGTGGAAATGAAGGCAGATCGTGGGATGGATCGACCGGCGCAATTCTCAGGGGGACAGCTTCAACGGCTGACTCTGGCAAGAGCACTTCTGCTGGAACCGAAATTGCTGATTTGTGATGAGGTATTCTCTGGGCTGGACGAAACCACCAAAGAAAAAATGAAAGCACTTTTAAAGAATATCCGGAGAGATCAGCATCTGTCCATCCTGTTTATCGGGCACGATCTGGAGACGCTGGAAGAGTTGAGCGACCGAATGGGAGTCATGTATGGCGGATATCTGGTAGAAGAGGGAAATGCCGGAGCGTTGAAAAACGATCCGTGGCATCCATATACGAAGAAATTGTTTCGACTGGCAAGAGGCGAACAAGTCGGCGCAGATTCCATGACACCGGAAAAAGAAGGGAAATCTGACAGAGTGGGTTGTCCTTATGCGGGCAGATGCCCGTATACAACAAAGCGTTGCGAAGAGGAATGTCCGGGCAGTTATCGACAGAAAGATCTGTATGGTGAGCGAACCATCCGATGCTTTCTGTATGAAACAGAGAACTGCGAAAGAGAAAGTTCCGATATTTGGATGCACAGCAGGGTATAA
- a CDS encoding histidine phosphatase family protein: MKVYMIRHFTTRGNQEKRYIGATNEHVLPEEWEKQKERYPKVEAVVVSPLIRCVETAKILYAGVPVYLSGKMQERDFGLFENRNAEELQKFPWYQKWQDSFGRLPFPAGEPKESFQKRCLRGFKESVDLLVERDVMSAAFIVHSGTITSILEGFHIENELSAIENGDGIVLEIDSERWKNGKREVTLKETSMFMRETAVSL; encoded by the coding sequence ATGAAAGTATATATGATTCGCCACTTTACGACCAGAGGAAATCAGGAGAAACGCTATATAGGAGCGACAAATGAGCATGTACTTCCGGAAGAATGGGAGAAACAGAAAGAAAGATATCCGAAAGTGGAAGCGGTGGTCGTTTCCCCGTTGATCCGTTGCGTGGAAACGGCAAAAATTTTATATGCGGGAGTGCCGGTCTATCTGTCGGGGAAAATGCAGGAACGTGATTTCGGTTTGTTTGAGAACCGGAATGCGGAAGAACTTCAGAAATTTCCGTGGTATCAGAAGTGGCAGGATTCTTTTGGCAGACTTCCGTTTCCGGCGGGAGAACCCAAGGAAAGTTTTCAGAAGAGATGTCTGAGGGGGTTTAAAGAATCCGTGGATCTCCTGGTTGAACGGGATGTGATGTCAGCGGCATTTATCGTGCACAGCGGAACGATTACCTCGATTCTGGAAGGATTTCATATAGAAAATGAGCTCTCAGCCATAGAAAACGGAGACGGCATCGTACTGGAGATTGATTCGGAACGGTGGAAAAACGGGAAACGAGAGGTGACGCTGAAAGAGACAAGCATGTTCATGCGGGAAACTGCCGTAAGTCTGTAA
- a CDS encoding ABC transporter permease: MIRYLGKRVGTGAVSLLCLITLTFFLVHSMPGTPFDAGNVSEQILQVLEHKYGLDQPVSVQYFRYMGMIFRGDFGISMKKQGFAVNQLIMRCIPVTARLGISAFLLACILGAVLGGIGYRRKGSWIAAVCRGIRSTAIAIPNYVYGLGFMLIFGVWLKWFPIAGIATGKNYVLPVLSLALYPAGTIATMVEAALSEEEQKEYVVLLRAKGLTSAEILRHHFVKPVFLQVLPYLGQLLAYLLTGCFVIENIFTIPGLGREFVTAITNRDYTVIMGLTIFMGIVVTGVQLVVDILQKMLDPRIRNEGTY; this comes from the coding sequence GTGATTAGATATCTTGGAAAAAGAGTGGGGACAGGAGCAGTGTCTTTGCTGTGTCTGATCACGCTTACATTTTTTCTGGTACATTCTATGCCGGGGACACCTTTTGATGCAGGAAATGTTTCGGAACAGATTCTGCAGGTACTGGAACATAAATACGGGCTGGATCAGCCGGTGTCTGTACAGTATTTCCGATACATGGGGATGATTTTCCGCGGAGATTTTGGAATCTCCATGAAAAAACAGGGGTTTGCAGTCAATCAACTGATTATGCGGTGTATTCCGGTAACCGCCAGACTTGGAATTTCTGCGTTCCTTTTAGCCTGTATCCTTGGAGCTGTCCTCGGGGGAATCGGATATAGAAGAAAAGGAAGTTGGATCGCGGCGGTTTGCAGAGGAATCAGAAGTACAGCGATCGCGATTCCGAACTATGTCTATGGTCTGGGCTTTATGCTGATTTTCGGAGTATGGCTGAAATGGTTTCCGATTGCCGGAATCGCAACAGGAAAGAATTATGTACTTCCGGTGCTTTCCCTGGCACTGTATCCGGCAGGAACGATAGCGACCATGGTGGAAGCCGCACTCAGCGAAGAAGAACAGAAAGAGTATGTGGTGTTGCTGCGGGCGAAAGGGCTTACGTCAGCAGAGATCCTTCGACATCATTTTGTGAAGCCGGTGTTCTTGCAGGTTTTACCCTATCTGGGACAACTGCTGGCATATCTGCTGACAGGATGTTTTGTGATTGAAAATATTTTTACCATTCCGGGACTGGGAAGAGAATTCGTTACAGCGATTACAAATCGGGATTATACCGTGATTATGGGATTGACGATTTTCATGGGAATTGTGGTGACAGGAGTACAACTGGTAGTAGATATACTGCAGAAGATGCTGGACCCGCGCATCAGAAATGAGGGGACATACTGA
- a CDS encoding ABC transporter permease has protein sequence MKKRKISTEKILLFLLVLLAILAILGPVLSPYTYDGQDVTARNLGMSWIHWFGTDKFGRDLFTRVCCGIRLSLLIGAISAMICGGIGTLIGGAAGYIGGKTDLVLSELMNILSAVPSLLYIILIQLAFHPGMGSVILGFCVAGWVDLARLFRAETMRQKEMEYCMAAKMMGVSSFRIIGKYILPNARQLLKVQMLLLVPKAIFTEAFLSFLGIGIAAPQASLGTLIQDAKAQIMLYPLQMVYPVVILILLFLSLQGIITKEQRL, from the coding sequence ATGAAGAAAAGAAAGATTTCGACAGAAAAAATTCTGCTGTTCCTTCTGGTGCTTCTGGCAATTCTGGCAATTCTGGGGCCGGTGTTATCTCCTTATACATACGATGGACAGGACGTGACAGCCAGAAATCTGGGAATGTCCTGGATTCACTGGTTTGGAACCGACAAATTCGGAAGAGACTTATTTACAAGAGTGTGCTGTGGAATACGACTCAGTCTGCTGATTGGTGCGATTTCGGCAATGATTTGTGGCGGGATCGGAACTCTGATCGGAGGAGCGGCCGGTTATATCGGTGGAAAGACGGATCTGGTGTTGTCAGAACTGATGAACATTTTAAGTGCAGTTCCGTCGCTTCTTTATATCATCCTGATTCAGTTAGCATTTCATCCGGGAATGGGGAGTGTGATTTTGGGATTTTGTGTAGCCGGCTGGGTGGATCTGGCAAGGCTCTTTCGGGCAGAGACGATGCGACAGAAAGAGATGGAATATTGTATGGCGGCAAAAATGATGGGTGTTTCCTCTTTCCGGATAATTGGAAAATATATTTTGCCAAATGCCAGACAGTTATTGAAAGTGCAGATGCTTTTGCTGGTTCCCAAAGCGATATTTACGGAAGCTTTTCTGAGCTTTCTCGGAATTGGAATTGCGGCACCACAGGCGAGCCTTGGAACCCTGATCCAGGATGCAAAGGCACAGATTATGTTATATCCGCTGCAGATGGTATATCCGGTTGTGATTCTGATTTTGCTGTTTCTTTCCTTACAGGGGATTATTACAAAAGAGCAGAGGCTATAA
- a CDS encoding cob(I)yrinic acid a,c-diamide adenosyltransferase has protein sequence MIHIYCGDGKGKSTAAAGLALRCAGYGRKVLFVRFFKNDSSGELKGLRMIPEIELLSPRKSFGFYWNLSEQEKAELKKVCRECLEEVGRRVNEGKCKVPENRENGRIVGNEAKEEEGNGGGYQMLVLDEIMAVMKYEIISVDEMLEFLKNISEEVEVVLTGRNPAPRLVEAADYVSEIRKIKHPYDKGVTARKGIEF, from the coding sequence ATGATTCATATTTATTGCGGAGATGGAAAGGGAAAATCGACGGCAGCAGCAGGACTGGCACTTCGATGTGCCGGTTATGGCAGGAAAGTGCTGTTTGTCCGATTTTTTAAAAACGACAGTTCCGGAGAATTAAAAGGATTAAGAATGATACCGGAGATTGAACTTTTGTCGCCCCGGAAAAGTTTTGGATTTTACTGGAATCTTTCGGAACAGGAAAAGGCAGAACTAAAGAAGGTGTGCAGAGAATGCCTGGAAGAAGTGGGGCGAAGAGTAAACGAAGGAAAATGCAAGGTACCTGAAAACAGAGAAAATGGTCGGATAGTTGGGAATGAAGCGAAAGAAGAGGAAGGAAACGGTGGTGGCTATCAGATGCTAGTGTTGGATGAGATTATGGCAGTGATGAAATATGAGATTATTTCAGTAGATGAAATGCTGGAATTCCTGAAAAATATTTCGGAAGAAGTGGAAGTGGTATTGACGGGACGAAATCCGGCCCCGAGGCTGGTGGAAGCTGCGGACTATGTTTCGGAAATCCGCAAGATCAAACATCCTTATGATAAAGGTGTCACAGCGCGAAAAGGAATTGAATTTTAG
- the hemC gene encoding hydroxymethylbilane synthase: MKEERVIRIGTRESRLAMWQAEYVARQIRTSHPEIKVELVPMTTTGDKILHRALDQVGGKGLFVKELDLALREKRTDLSVHSLKDVPMEIPEDLPLLAFTGREDPRDAVIFRDRNLKEETGSKLRIGTSSSRRRIQLQELYPNADFPLIRGNVQTRLQKVESGEYDGTVLAMAGLKRLGLEDRADRILEPDEMLPAAGQGILAIQGRAGEDYSFLEEIDDEDSRAEALAERAFIKVLQGGCSAPSAAYAKMDAKTQALWLRGMYCPQEGMSYMKGERKGTPDQAEAIGKALAESLKERYTEGD, encoded by the coding sequence ATGAAGGAAGAAAGAGTCATTCGGATTGGGACGAGAGAAAGTCGTCTGGCAATGTGGCAGGCGGAATATGTGGCGCGGCAAATCCGAACATCACATCCGGAAATCAAAGTGGAACTGGTTCCGATGACAACAACCGGGGATAAGATTCTACACCGGGCGCTGGATCAGGTGGGCGGGAAAGGCCTGTTTGTCAAAGAGCTGGATCTGGCACTTCGAGAAAAGCGTACGGATTTATCGGTACACAGTCTGAAAGATGTACCGATGGAAATACCGGAAGACCTTCCGCTTCTTGCATTTACCGGAAGAGAGGATCCGAGGGATGCAGTGATTTTTCGAGACAGGAATTTAAAGGAAGAGACAGGCAGCAAACTTCGAATCGGAACTTCCAGTTCCAGAAGGAGAATCCAATTGCAGGAATTATATCCGAATGCAGATTTTCCACTGATCCGTGGAAATGTGCAGACCCGGCTGCAAAAGGTGGAGTCGGGGGAATATGACGGAACGGTGCTGGCGATGGCAGGACTGAAAAGACTGGGCCTGGAAGACAGAGCCGACCGGATTCTGGAGCCGGATGAGATGCTCCCGGCAGCAGGGCAGGGGATCCTTGCGATTCAGGGACGGGCCGGTGAAGACTACAGCTTTTTAGAAGAGATTGACGATGAGGACAGCAGGGCAGAAGCACTGGCAGAACGTGCATTTATCAAGGTGTTACAGGGAGGATGCAGTGCTCCGTCGGCAGCATATGCAAAAATGGATGCAAAGACACAGGCCCTTTGGCTTAGAGGAATGTATTGTCCGCAAGAAGGAATGTCTTATATGAAAGGGGAAAGGAAAGGAACACCGGATCAGGCAGAAGCGATAGGAAAAGCGTTGGCAGAGTCCTTGAAAGAGAGGTATACAGAGGGTGATTAG